In one window of Demequina sp. NBRC 110054 DNA:
- a CDS encoding sodium-dependent transporter: MSRDAAQDAVEPAPATREHWSGQTAFILAAVGSAVGLGNIWRFPGQAFENGGGAFMIPYLLALVTAGIPILFLENAIGHRFRGSAPLSMHRVHRHAEGLGWFQIAINFVIGLYYTVIIAWALSYFWFSFGLDYADDPSGFFFGDYLALADGASVSLDFVPGVVLPLVLVWGLTIGVLALGLHNGVERLNVVGIPLLIATFGILVVRALFLPGAWDGVEALFTPDFSALANLDVWVAAYGQVFFSLSLAYGVMITYASYRRRRSNITGPALVVAFGNSSFSLLAGIAVFAALGFLAHEQGVGVSELSGIAGVSLSFVTFPAVIAEMSGGWIFGALFFASLVLAGLTSLISIMQTMSAALQDKFGWNPRISATVLGLVSACLSIVAFGTTTGLYVLDTVDQWSNQLGIVAGAIGMIAASLWFGKRAVELERHLAAVSPLRPGRYWHLLVSAVGVLLIYMLVDKAVTLAVDGYEGYPTWFLVTFGWGTVAFLIVMGLVMPRLRWRRDVEHPNVWPTRAQLRLPAEVGAKVTEPYDPATASSGDGEEPGPPDANGGAR, translated from the coding sequence ATGTCCCGAGACGCGGCGCAGGACGCCGTCGAGCCGGCGCCCGCCACGCGCGAGCACTGGAGCGGCCAGACGGCCTTCATCCTCGCCGCGGTCGGCTCGGCCGTCGGCCTGGGGAACATCTGGCGCTTCCCCGGACAGGCATTCGAGAACGGCGGCGGCGCCTTCATGATCCCGTACCTGCTCGCCCTCGTGACCGCGGGCATCCCGATCCTGTTCCTCGAGAACGCCATCGGCCACCGCTTCCGCGGCTCCGCGCCACTGTCGATGCATCGGGTCCACCGCCATGCCGAGGGGCTCGGCTGGTTCCAGATCGCGATCAACTTCGTGATCGGGCTCTACTACACGGTGATCATCGCGTGGGCGCTGAGCTACTTCTGGTTCAGCTTCGGGCTCGACTATGCGGACGACCCGAGCGGCTTCTTCTTCGGCGACTACCTTGCTCTCGCCGACGGCGCGAGCGTGAGCCTGGACTTCGTGCCCGGCGTGGTCCTGCCCCTCGTGCTCGTGTGGGGTCTCACCATCGGGGTGCTCGCCCTGGGCCTGCACAACGGCGTCGAGCGGCTCAACGTGGTCGGCATCCCGCTGCTCATCGCGACCTTCGGGATCCTCGTGGTGCGCGCGCTGTTCCTGCCAGGCGCATGGGACGGGGTCGAGGCACTCTTCACCCCGGACTTCTCCGCGCTCGCGAACCTCGACGTGTGGGTGGCCGCGTACGGCCAGGTGTTCTTCTCGCTGTCCCTCGCGTACGGCGTGATGATCACGTATGCCTCGTACCGGCGCCGCCGCTCGAACATCACGGGGCCTGCGCTCGTCGTGGCCTTCGGCAACAGCTCCTTCTCGCTCCTGGCCGGCATCGCGGTCTTCGCGGCGCTCGGCTTCCTCGCCCACGAGCAGGGGGTGGGGGTCTCTGAGCTGTCGGGCATCGCGGGCGTGTCGCTGTCCTTCGTCACGTTCCCCGCGGTGATCGCGGAGATGTCCGGCGGGTGGATCTTCGGTGCCCTGTTCTTCGCCTCGCTCGTGCTCGCCGGGCTCACCTCGCTCATCTCCATCATGCAGACGATGTCCGCCGCGCTGCAGGACAAGTTCGGCTGGAACCCCCGCATCAGCGCGACCGTCCTCGGCCTGGTCTCCGCGTGCCTGTCGATCGTGGCCTTCGGGACGACGACCGGGCTGTACGTCCTCGACACCGTCGACCAGTGGTCCAACCAGCTCGGCATCGTGGCGGGGGCGATCGGGATGATCGCGGCGTCGCTGTGGTTCGGCAAGCGGGCGGTCGAGCTCGAGCGACACCTCGCCGCCGTCTCGCCGCTGCGCCCCGGCCGCTACTGGCATCTGCTCGTGAGCGCGGTCGGCGTGCTGCTCATCTACATGCTCGTCGACAAGGCCGTGACGCTCGCAGTCGACGGCTACGAGGGCTACCCGACGTGGTTCCTCGTCACCTTCGGTTGGGGGACCGTGGCGTTCCTGATCGTGATGGGTCTCGTGATGCCGCGCTTGCGGTGGCGCCGCGACGTCGAGCACCCGAACGTCTGGCCCACGCGCGCCCAGCTGCGGCTGCCCGCCGAGGTCGGCGCCAAGGTGACCGAGCCCTACGACCCCGCGACCGCGTCGTCCGGGGACGGCGAGGAACCCGGCCCGCCTGACGCGAACGGAGGTGCGCGATGA
- a CDS encoding hemolysin family protein, with the protein MTEAWLLLLLALLLIAANALFVAAEFAFITVDRPTVDKAAESGDKRAASIQAALKHLSTELSGAQLGITVTSLLVGFMAEPSVATLLAAPLEATALPESTATAVALVLAFLIATGTQMVFGELVPKNWALAEPLKIGRAVAGANRGFTWFAGPLIRVLNGSANRVVRMFGIEPREELASARSAQELESLAERSAQRGTLEPRVARRLARAAEMKATTASDAMTPRTRVHFLDADDSVAELLTVASHTGHARFPVLGEDVDDVVGVAHFKRALAVPARQRSSTPVREICLPIASVPSTMPLSAVLTALREGSQIAVVVDEYGGTDGVVTLEDLVEEIVGEIEDEHDRPVSRFRRVAERTWSLSGLLRPDEAGDIMHLAMPEARESDTLGGLLTERLERFPRLGDQVELEARDEDARDEDDLATPVSVRLTVTRLDGHRVDRVLVEVRPLTDDDAEPEGEDHDA; encoded by the coding sequence GTGACCGAGGCATGGCTCCTCCTCCTGCTCGCGCTGCTGCTGATCGCCGCGAACGCACTCTTCGTCGCCGCCGAGTTCGCCTTCATCACCGTGGACCGGCCCACGGTCGACAAGGCCGCCGAGTCCGGAGACAAGCGCGCTGCATCGATTCAAGCGGCGCTCAAGCACCTCTCGACGGAGCTGTCGGGCGCGCAGCTCGGCATCACCGTGACCTCCCTGCTGGTCGGCTTCATGGCCGAGCCCTCTGTCGCGACGCTGCTCGCTGCGCCGCTCGAGGCGACTGCCCTTCCCGAGTCGACCGCGACCGCCGTGGCGCTGGTCCTCGCGTTCCTGATCGCGACCGGGACCCAGATGGTGTTCGGCGAGCTCGTCCCCAAGAACTGGGCGCTCGCGGAGCCGCTCAAGATCGGCCGCGCCGTCGCGGGCGCCAACCGCGGCTTCACGTGGTTCGCCGGACCGCTCATCCGCGTGCTCAACGGCTCCGCCAACCGCGTCGTGCGGATGTTCGGGATCGAGCCCCGCGAGGAGCTCGCCTCCGCGAGGTCCGCCCAGGAGCTCGAGTCGCTCGCCGAGAGGTCGGCGCAGCGCGGAACCCTCGAGCCGAGGGTCGCCCGACGCCTCGCGCGCGCGGCGGAGATGAAGGCGACCACTGCGTCGGACGCGATGACGCCTCGCACCCGCGTGCACTTCCTCGACGCGGACGACTCCGTCGCGGAGCTGCTCACGGTGGCCTCGCACACCGGCCACGCGCGCTTCCCCGTGCTCGGCGAGGACGTCGATGACGTCGTGGGCGTCGCGCACTTCAAGCGTGCGCTCGCGGTGCCCGCGCGCCAGCGGTCCTCGACGCCGGTGCGCGAGATCTGCCTGCCCATCGCCTCCGTGCCGTCGACCATGCCCCTGAGCGCGGTGCTCACCGCTCTGCGCGAGGGCTCGCAGATCGCTGTGGTGGTCGATGAGTACGGCGGCACCGACGGGGTCGTCACGCTCGAGGACCTGGTCGAGGAGATCGTGGGCGAGATCGAGGACGAGCACGACCGGCCCGTGTCGCGCTTCCGCCGCGTCGCGGAGCGCACGTGGTCGCTCTCGGGCCTGCTGCGACCCGACGAGGCGGGCGACATCATGCACCTCGCGATGCCCGAGGCACGCGAGTCCGACACGCTCGGCGGCCTGCTGACCGAGAGGCTCGAGCGCTTCCCCCGCCTGGGAGATCAGGTCGAGCTCGAGGCGCGGGACGAGGACGCGCGCGACGAGGACGACCTCGCCACCCCTGTGAGCGTGCGGCTCACGGTCACACGCCTCGACGGCCACCGCGTCGACCGCGTCCTCGTCGAGGTCAGGCCTCTGACCGACGACGATGCCGAGCCCGAGGGAGAGGACCACGATGCCTGA
- a CDS encoding hemolysin family protein, producing the protein MPDYAAILIALALLAGNAFFVGAEFSLVSARRTQIEPHAEAGSYRARVTVRAMDRVSLMMAGAQLGITACSLGLGAIGEPAVAHQLEKPLAAIGVTGAWLHGIAFAVALVIVVGLHMVLGEMVPKNIAIAGPERSALLLGPPMYYLVVLLKPLIVALNWIANGVLRLLRVQPTDEVASAFDADGVAALVAESREEGLLDEHEHRVMEGSLQLSFETVRDVLTPVDSLVTLPVDVTPQRAQKECVRTGFSRFPLVDASGDYVGYLHLKDFVAVPRGGATKPVPDDAVRPLTVLSPDASLEEALTAMQARGTHIALVRDEAGTLLGAAMLEDVIERLVGEVADAGQAVASQG; encoded by the coding sequence ATGCCTGACTACGCCGCGATCCTCATCGCGCTCGCGCTGCTCGCGGGCAACGCATTCTTCGTGGGCGCGGAGTTCTCGCTCGTCTCCGCGCGCCGCACCCAGATCGAGCCCCACGCAGAGGCGGGCTCCTACCGGGCCCGGGTCACCGTGAGGGCGATGGACCGGGTGTCGCTCATGATGGCGGGCGCGCAGCTCGGCATCACGGCATGCTCGCTGGGCCTCGGCGCCATCGGTGAGCCCGCGGTCGCGCACCAGCTCGAGAAGCCGCTCGCGGCGATCGGCGTCACGGGGGCATGGCTTCACGGCATCGCCTTCGCCGTGGCGCTCGTGATCGTCGTCGGTCTGCACATGGTGCTCGGTGAGATGGTGCCCAAGAACATCGCGATCGCCGGGCCCGAGCGCTCCGCCCTCCTGCTGGGCCCACCCATGTACTACCTGGTGGTCCTGCTCAAGCCGCTGATCGTCGCGCTCAACTGGATCGCGAACGGCGTCCTGCGCCTCCTGCGCGTCCAGCCGACCGACGAGGTCGCGAGCGCCTTCGACGCCGACGGGGTCGCGGCCCTGGTCGCGGAGTCGCGCGAGGAGGGCCTGCTCGACGAGCACGAGCACCGGGTGATGGAGGGCTCGCTGCAGCTGTCGTTCGAGACGGTCCGCGACGTGCTCACGCCGGTCGACTCGCTCGTGACGCTGCCGGTCGACGTCACGCCGCAGCGCGCCCAGAAGGAGTGCGTGCGCACGGGCTTCTCACGGTTCCCGCTGGTCGATGCTTCCGGCGATTACGTGGGATATCTTCACCTCAAGGATTTCGTGGCGGTGCCGCGCGGCGGCGCGACCAAGCCCGTGCCGGACGACGCGGTGCGGCCGCTCACGGTGCTCAGCCCCGATGCGTCGCTCGAGGAGGCGCTCACGGCGATGCAGGCGCGCGGCACCCACATCGCGCTCGTGCGCGACGAGGCAGGCACGCTCCTCGGGGCGGCCATGCTCGAGGACGTCATCGAGCGCCTCGTGGGCGAGGTCGCGGACGCCGGCCAGGCGGTCGCCTCGCAGGGCTGA
- a CDS encoding single-stranded DNA-binding protein, with protein MGRIGPGEETESHMAYIATGRVATEPELASADDGVEICTFRLAATRLDRCGNPQTEWFMVRLHGDDAAVARDTIAKGADVVATGTLRPVPGESRMLIDGASVALSG; from the coding sequence GTGGGGCGCATCGGTCCGGGCGAGGAGACGGAGAGCCACATGGCCTACATCGCGACGGGGCGCGTGGCAACGGAGCCGGAGCTCGCAAGCGCCGACGACGGCGTCGAGATCTGTACGTTCCGGCTCGCCGCGACCAGGCTCGACCGCTGCGGCAACCCTCAGACCGAGTGGTTCATGGTCCGGCTCCACGGTGACGATGCGGCGGTCGCTCGCGACACGATCGCGAAGGGCGCGGACGTGGTCGCGACGGGGACTCTTCGGCCGGTGCCGGGCGAATCGAGAATGCTGATCGACGGCGCATCGGTCGCACTCTCCGGCTGA
- a CDS encoding DEAD/DEAH box helicase produces MSLQFADLGVPTQLTTVLEREGKTTPFPIQEDTLPDTLAGRDVLGRGKTGSGKTLAFSLPVVARLGAKGGRARAGQPRALILCPTRELATQIDAVIAPLAAAYGMSTTTIFGGVNQRRQEQALSRGVDIVVACPGRLEDLMGQRIVSLDSVEITVLDEADHMADLGFLPGVTRIMNATPKRGQRLLFSATLDNGVDKLVKKFMSDPLLHSVDSADSHVDAMTHHVFHVDSVDSKKAVVRALASGMGRRVLFMRTKHQAKKMAKQLTADGIPAVDLHGNLSQNARDRNLAQFASGDVKVLVATDVAARGVHVDGIELVVHVDPPAEHKAYLHRSGRTARAGTSGDVVTVVLPEQRRDTQQLLRKASITVEAQAVNSESKQVVRLVGEVAPYVKPAPASETSGSRGGGRGRSGGSRSGGARGGQGGQGGQARSGRGPRRDEAAGSRGGQSRGGQSRGGQSHGGRGQGRDRGAAEHAQGHAPQGRSGGGRSGSGRGRSSSQSGQGGGYSSAAAFSAGGRRRGR; encoded by the coding sequence ATGTCTCTCCAGTTCGCCGATCTCGGCGTGCCCACGCAGCTCACCACCGTGCTCGAGCGCGAGGGCAAGACCACCCCGTTCCCCATCCAGGAGGACACCCTCCCCGACACGCTCGCGGGCCGCGACGTGCTCGGCCGCGGCAAGACCGGCTCCGGCAAGACGCTCGCGTTCTCGCTGCCCGTCGTCGCGCGGCTCGGTGCGAAGGGCGGCCGCGCCCGCGCCGGCCAGCCTCGCGCGCTGATCCTGTGCCCGACCCGCGAGCTCGCGACCCAGATCGACGCGGTCATCGCGCCGCTCGCCGCCGCGTACGGCATGTCGACCACCACGATCTTCGGCGGCGTCAACCAGCGTCGCCAGGAGCAGGCGCTTTCGCGCGGCGTCGACATCGTCGTCGCGTGCCCCGGCCGCCTCGAGGACCTCATGGGCCAGCGCATCGTCTCTCTCGACTCGGTCGAGATCACCGTGCTCGACGAGGCCGACCACATGGCCGACCTCGGCTTCCTGCCCGGCGTGACGCGCATCATGAACGCCACCCCGAAGCGGGGCCAGCGCCTGCTGTTCTCCGCGACTCTCGACAACGGCGTGGACAAGCTCGTCAAGAAGTTCATGAGCGACCCGCTTCTCCACTCTGTCGACAGCGCCGACTCGCACGTCGACGCGATGACGCACCACGTCTTCCACGTCGACTCCGTGGACTCGAAGAAGGCCGTCGTGCGCGCGCTCGCCTCCGGCATGGGCCGCCGCGTGCTGTTCATGCGCACCAAGCACCAGGCCAAGAAGATGGCCAAGCAGCTCACCGCCGACGGCATCCCCGCGGTCGACCTGCACGGCAACCTGTCGCAGAACGCCCGCGACCGCAACCTCGCCCAGTTCGCGTCGGGCGACGTGAAGGTGCTCGTCGCGACGGACGTCGCCGCGCGCGGCGTCCACGTCGACGGCATCGAGCTCGTGGTCCACGTGGACCCGCCGGCCGAGCACAAGGCGTACCTGCACCGTTCGGGCCGTACCGCGCGCGCCGGCACCTCCGGCGACGTCGTCACCGTCGTGCTGCCCGAGCAGCGCCGCGACACGCAGCAGCTGCTGCGCAAGGCCTCCATCACGGTCGAGGCGCAGGCCGTGAACTCCGAGTCCAAGCAGGTCGTGCGTCTGGTCGGAGAGGTCGCTCCCTACGTGAAGCCGGCCCCGGCGTCGGAGACGTCGGGCTCGCGCGGCGGCGGTCGCGGTCGCTCCGGCGGCTCGCGCTCCGGTGGCGCGCGTGGCGGCCAGGGTGGTCAGGGTGGTCAGGCCCGCTCGGGTCGCGGACCGCGCCGGGACGAGGCCGCGGGTTCGCGCGGCGGACAGTCGCGTGGCGGTCAGTCCCGCGGTGGGCAGTCGCACGGCGGTCGCGGCCAGGGACGCGACCGTGGCGCCGCCGAGCACGCGCAGGGCCACGCGCCGCAGGGGCGTTCGGGTGGGGGCCGTTCCGGCTCCGGCCGCGGGCGCTCGTCGTCGCAGTCCGGCCAAGGAGGCGGCTACTCGTCCGCCGCGGCCTTCTCCGCGGGTGGTCGTCGCCGCGGACGCTGA